One Natronobacterium texcoconense DNA window includes the following coding sequences:
- a CDS encoding polyprenyl synthetase family protein, producing MELLERRRALIEERLVEVVDGVEPETLNEEVRHVTLSGGKRVRPMVTLLACETVGGEAEDAVGFGVGIELVHNASLVVDDIIDRSELRRGTTSAWSEFGHGPAIVTSDGLLGEAFALFSADPQATQVVAEAMVELGIGEATELSSQPTNEDEYMTLARRKTGSLFRAAAELGAIAADSDPLTVEALGEYAERVGVAFQIRDDVLDAVADPDELGKPTGHDAELERPSVVQVTDLSPEEANARARAEADRALDAFERVDVVDREASDYLRELAEFVVERER from the coding sequence ATGGAACTTCTGGAGCGCCGTCGGGCGCTGATCGAGGAGCGTCTCGTCGAGGTCGTCGACGGCGTCGAGCCCGAGACGCTCAACGAGGAAGTTCGCCACGTGACGCTTTCCGGGGGGAAACGCGTTCGACCGATGGTCACCCTGCTTGCCTGTGAGACGGTCGGCGGGGAGGCCGAAGACGCGGTCGGATTCGGCGTCGGGATCGAACTCGTCCACAACGCCTCGCTGGTCGTCGACGACATCATCGACCGCTCGGAACTCCGTCGGGGAACGACGAGTGCCTGGTCTGAATTCGGTCACGGGCCGGCGATCGTCACGAGCGACGGACTGCTCGGCGAGGCGTTCGCGCTCTTCTCCGCGGATCCACAGGCCACCCAGGTCGTCGCGGAGGCGATGGTCGAACTCGGTATCGGCGAAGCGACGGAACTGTCCTCCCAGCCCACGAACGAAGACGAGTACATGACGCTAGCTCGACGAAAAACCGGCTCACTCTTCCGGGCCGCGGCCGAACTCGGTGCGATCGCCGCCGACTCGGACCCGCTCACCGTCGAGGCACTCGGCGAGTACGCCGAACGCGTCGGCGTCGCCTTCCAGATCCGGGACGACGTCCTGGACGCGGTCGCGGATCCCGACGAACTCGGCAAGCCAACCGGCCACGACGCCGAGCTAGAGCGTCCCTCCGTCGTCCAGGTGACCGACCTCTCACCCGAAGAGGCAAACGCTCGCGCTCGAGCCGAAGCCGACCGAGCGCTCGACGCATTCGAGCGCGTCGACGTCGTCGACCGAGAAGCGAGCGACTACTTGCGAGAACTCGCGGAGTTCGTCGTCGAACGGGAACGGTAA
- a CDS encoding DUF373 family protein: protein MLLVLCVDLDDDLGRKTGFSTPVVGREPVEEAAIALATADPEDSDVNVIFQGLHVYDDLDERDESVEVAVVTGNEESDVAANREVGDEVDTVLASLSTAEDVTALVITDGAQDESVIPIIRSRVPIDGVRRVVVRQAQNLESMYYTFKQVLNDPETRGTVLIPLGILLLIYPLALIGSAMEWPGFVLGTTSALLGLYLISRGLGLGERIDSAAAQARRSLYAGRTTLLAYVVAAALFVLGGVSGLNELEAIQESAAGDVGVPVMLAALVYGSIQWLAAAGVTTSLGQITDEYIAGSLEWRYLNAPVYVVSIALVLHGVSGFLLDRADVGYLATALTAGTLLGITSTLAFAVAESRFSDRDADSDGDSEEGPRAADRIRS, encoded by the coding sequence ATGCTGCTGGTCCTCTGTGTCGACCTCGACGACGACCTCGGTCGGAAGACCGGCTTCTCGACGCCCGTCGTCGGCCGCGAACCCGTCGAAGAGGCAGCCATCGCGCTCGCCACCGCGGACCCGGAAGACTCCGACGTGAACGTGATCTTCCAGGGGCTACACGTCTACGACGATCTCGACGAGCGCGACGAGAGCGTCGAGGTCGCGGTCGTCACCGGCAACGAGGAGAGCGACGTCGCAGCAAATCGCGAGGTCGGCGACGAGGTCGACACCGTCCTCGCGAGCCTCTCGACCGCAGAGGACGTCACCGCACTCGTTATCACCGACGGCGCACAGGACGAGTCGGTCATCCCGATCATCCGCTCGCGGGTCCCCATCGACGGCGTCCGCCGCGTCGTCGTCCGCCAGGCCCAGAACTTAGAGTCGATGTACTACACCTTCAAACAGGTGCTGAACGACCCCGAGACAAGGGGGACCGTCCTGATCCCGCTTGGCATCCTGCTTTTGATCTATCCGCTCGCGTTGATCGGCAGCGCCATGGAGTGGCCGGGGTTCGTCCTCGGGACGACCTCCGCGCTGCTTGGCCTGTATCTCATCTCGCGCGGACTGGGACTCGGCGAACGGATCGACAGCGCCGCAGCACAGGCCCGTCGGTCGCTGTACGCCGGGCGGACGACCCTGCTCGCGTACGTCGTCGCCGCGGCGCTTTTCGTCCTCGGGGGCGTCAGCGGGCTGAACGAACTCGAGGCGATCCAGGAGTCGGCGGCCGGCGACGTCGGCGTTCCCGTCATGCTGGCTGCGCTCGTTTACGGCTCGATCCAGTGGCTCGCCGCTGCGGGCGTCACCACCAGTCTCGGGCAGATTACCGACGAGTACATCGCTGGCTCGCTCGAGTGGCGCTACCTCAACGCGCCGGTGTACGTCGTCTCGATCGCACTGGTCTTGCACGGGGTCAGCGGGTTCTTACTCGATCGAGCGGACGTCGGCTATCTCGCCACGGCACTGACGGCAGGGACGCTGCTCGGGATTACGAGTACGCTCGCGTTCGCCGTCGCTGAGTCGCGGTTCTCGGACCGAGACGCCGATTCCGATGGCGATTCCGAAGAAGGGCCACGCGCGGCCGACAGAATCCGTTCCTGA
- a CDS encoding radical SAM protein: MISKGCEQCAKGGKMVLFVYGYCDQRDCFYCPLGENRKNVTDVYANERQVESDEDVLEQAHRMDALGTSITGGEPQEALDRTCHYLELLKDEFGEDHHTHLYTGITGGRENMRRLSEAGLDEIRFHPPLEQWGDLHGTEWEDILYIAREEGLTPAFEIPGIRAEEEFLEFLDEGAAEFCNVNEFEMSQGNYRRMQEQGFELKEDHMSAVEGSRDEILEVMGDHEKVYFCTSVFKDAAQHRRRLKRMARNIRREFDDVTDDGTLVYGKTRADPERFVELGVPEEFYTVKSNHVEVAWWLLEEMIEEGDLEDGEIVEQYPSYDGQVVERTPLA; this comes from the coding sequence ATGATATCTAAGGGCTGCGAGCAGTGTGCGAAAGGCGGGAAGATGGTGCTCTTCGTCTACGGCTACTGCGACCAGCGCGATTGCTTCTACTGTCCGCTCGGCGAAAACCGCAAGAACGTCACCGACGTCTACGCCAACGAACGACAGGTCGAGAGCGACGAGGACGTTCTCGAGCAAGCCCATCGGATGGACGCGCTCGGGACCTCGATTACGGGCGGCGAGCCACAGGAAGCACTCGATCGGACCTGCCACTACCTCGAACTGCTGAAAGACGAGTTCGGCGAGGACCACCACACCCACCTCTACACGGGTATCACGGGCGGCCGCGAGAACATGCGCCGCCTCTCGGAAGCCGGTCTCGACGAGATCCGGTTCCATCCGCCGCTCGAGCAGTGGGGTGACCTCCACGGCACCGAGTGGGAGGACATCCTCTACATCGCTCGCGAGGAAGGCTTGACGCCGGCCTTCGAGATTCCCGGCATCCGCGCCGAGGAGGAGTTCCTCGAGTTCCTCGATGAAGGCGCTGCGGAGTTCTGTAACGTCAACGAGTTCGAGATGTCCCAGGGGAACTACCGGCGGATGCAGGAACAGGGCTTCGAACTCAAGGAAGATCACATGAGTGCCGTCGAGGGCTCCCGAGATGAGATCCTCGAGGTGATGGGCGACCACGAGAAGGTCTACTTCTGTACCTCCGTCTTCAAGGACGCCGCCCAGCACCGCCGTCGCCTCAAGCGCATGGCCCGGAACATCCGTCGGGAGTTCGACGACGTCACCGACGATGGGACTCTCGTCTACGGAAAGACCCGTGCGGATCCCGAACGGTTCGTCGAACTGGGCGTTCCCGAGGAGTTCTACACGGTCAAGTCGAATCACGTCGAGGTCGCCTGGTGGCTCTTAGAGGAGATGATCGAGGAGGGGGACCTCGAGGATGGCGAAATCGTCGAGCAGTATCCGAGTTACGACGGGCAGGTTGTGGAACGAACCCCACTCGCCTGA
- a CDS encoding APC family permease, with the protein MVATDEIDPIVGKKIGLLGAVALVVGNAISVTMFLLPAHLMADGVGPSIVPAVVFAALPMVFGVIVMIQLGAALPVAGGGYVYPSRLIGPFWGFSVPWVVVPTIWFGLVYTAHGFAEYARFFVDVPLELLIVAVLLAFVLLNLRGISIVTTVQFALVSIIVGGMLLFIVPGAFHVDFANYTPVFPEGYGPFVVATISLFIGMYGFNLAIDIGEELEDPERNVPRVLVYSMVVGMSLMIGIVVIAVGVMHWTELAGLEAGIAMVALEFLPWWASGFVALAAVVGGLTTVNTLIVTYSREIMRAARDDVFPAALAKLHPEHQSPNRAVLLLGVPPLVIVPFTPSPSLLAPGLGLVLLYAFFLLSVAAWRLPAMFPDRYRNAHVKLPRTALMLVAIGGGVSTVVFWLLLSSQLPWMGLLILGWIALGYPVFRYRLTQFERRGIDLRERLRTLDDHEQITHSPDPGEQPDAVTSGE; encoded by the coding sequence ATGGTAGCAACAGACGAAATAGATCCGATTGTCGGGAAGAAAATTGGATTGCTCGGGGCAGTGGCACTCGTCGTCGGCAACGCCATCTCCGTGACGATGTTCTTGCTCCCAGCACATCTCATGGCCGACGGCGTCGGTCCGAGTATCGTTCCGGCAGTCGTCTTTGCCGCACTGCCGATGGTGTTTGGAGTCATCGTGATGATTCAACTCGGCGCTGCGCTGCCAGTCGCCGGGGGCGGATACGTCTATCCCTCGCGGTTGATCGGCCCGTTCTGGGGGTTCAGCGTCCCGTGGGTCGTCGTCCCCACGATCTGGTTCGGACTGGTGTACACCGCCCACGGGTTCGCCGAATACGCACGGTTTTTCGTCGACGTTCCGCTGGAACTGTTGATCGTAGCCGTGTTACTCGCGTTCGTCCTGTTGAACCTTCGAGGTATCTCGATCGTGACTACCGTCCAGTTCGCCCTCGTGTCCATCATCGTCGGTGGCATGCTGCTGTTCATCGTCCCCGGTGCTTTCCACGTTGATTTCGCGAACTACACGCCGGTGTTCCCCGAAGGGTACGGCCCGTTCGTCGTCGCGACGATCTCGCTTTTTATCGGGATGTACGGGTTCAACCTGGCGATCGACATCGGCGAGGAACTCGAGGATCCGGAACGGAACGTTCCGCGAGTGCTCGTCTACAGCATGGTCGTCGGTATGTCGCTCATGATCGGGATCGTCGTGATCGCCGTCGGCGTGATGCACTGGACGGAACTCGCCGGACTGGAAGCCGGCATCGCGATGGTCGCCCTCGAGTTCCTGCCGTGGTGGGCGAGTGGGTTCGTCGCACTGGCCGCAGTGGTCGGCGGACTCACGACGGTCAACACGCTCATCGTCACCTACTCCCGCGAGATCATGCGTGCAGCGCGTGACGACGTTTTCCCGGCGGCGCTGGCGAAGCTCCATCCCGAACACCAGAGCCCGAACCGAGCAGTGCTTCTGCTCGGCGTGCCACCGTTGGTTATCGTTCCGTTCACTCCCTCTCCGTCGCTTCTGGCTCCCGGTCTGGGGCTGGTCCTCCTGTATGCCTTCTTCCTGCTCTCGGTTGCCGCGTGGCGATTACCGGCGATGTTCCCTGACCGGTACCGGAACGCCCACGTCAAGCTTCCGCGGACCGCACTCATGCTGGTCGCGATCGGCGGCGGCGTCTCGACGGTCGTCTTCTGGCTCCTGTTGTCGTCACAGCTTCCGTGGATGGGACTGCTCATTCTCGGCTGGATCGCTCTCGGTTACCCCGTGTTCCGATATCGACTCACCCAGTTCGAACGGCGTGGGATCGATCTTCGCGAGCGACTCCGAACGCTCGACGACCACGAGCAGATTACTCACTCGCCGGACCCGGGCGAACAGCCGGACGCAGTGACGAGCGGCGAGTAA